The Anas platyrhynchos isolate ZD024472 breed Pekin duck chromosome 3, IASCAAS_PekinDuck_T2T, whole genome shotgun sequence genome includes a window with the following:
- the GFRAL gene encoding GDNF family receptor alpha-like isoform X2 yields the protein MAALLRRVLLMYFINTATAQTTDCLHFSKQCINIANGCESVWSIVEDVCNISGNRCKAEDTSGCNRIIQVLADEYPEFKNCVCTTDDSCSVTALLGKQCGTDKEYLKTSSKSDAELNFRQDRNHQNQRHTDEIGNDCSIAKQRCQEDPYCFLVYKSFQRACQAEAEECRHPTGGQECLSAWKELKKTVLGECKCSEPVQIRCLKIWKGIFDNPCLQYSQENQVSAANENDVEDDDDDDKSQDTDTENISMETKLQWSLSALSKKAHTANRTCLDVNKDCVEDEVCNKQLSLYLKVCSVSKKCNTEECQAAIRFFYHNMPLEVAQMMIFCDCIQPDESCHRAKELLHGKLCAVTAVPHPSCLNVIHMCEENEFCRKKYKTFQSKCWRHVTKKCYDDEACLETLIKDDMPCSANAECKAAYISNWGTMLHVECTCQNSPPAEQPLCKLFHHMLHSTTCFSELRQISIKKKGFHWVNTEVPGEKLSRAQLHSSSMNGETVYIIAYSSCIVLILGIVLLTLLKIRQYLKCPILPMHCTGSHGR from the exons GTAATAGATGCAAGGCAGAAGACACTAGTGGCTGTAATAGAATCATCCAGGTCCTGGCTGACGAATACCCAGAATTTAAGAACTGTGTCTGCACTACAGATGATTCCTGTAGCGTCACAGCTTTGCTTGGGAAACAATGCGGTACTGACAAAG AGTATTTGAAAACTTCCTCAAAATCTGATGCTGAGCTGAATTTTAGGCAAGACAGAAACCACCAAAACCAAAGACACACAGATGAAATAGGGAATGACTGCAGCATTGCAAAACAACGCTGTCAAGAAGACCCATACTGTTTTTTAGTGTATAAGAGCTTCCAGCGAGCATGCCAGGCAGAGGCAGAAGAATGCAGGCACCCAACAGGTGGCCAGGAATGTTTGTCAGCAtggaaagaactgaagaaaacagtGCTAGGAGAGTGCAAGTGCTCAGAGCCAGTTCAAATTAGATGCCTTAAAATATGGAAGGGAATATTTGACAACCCTTGTTTACAATACTCTCAAGAGAACCAAGTTTCAGCAGCTAATGAAAATGATgttgaagatgatgatgatgatgataaaagTCAGGACACTGACACAG AAAATATTAGTATGGAAACAAAATTACAGTGGAGTTTATCTGCTCTCTCCAAAAAAG CACACACAGCAAACAGAACCTGTTTGGATGTGAACAAGGACTGTGTTGAAGACGAAGTATGTAACAAACAGTTGTCCCTGTACCTTAAGGTCTGCTCAGTAAGTAAGAAGTGCAACACGGAAGAATGTCAAGCAGCCATCAGGTTCTTCTATCACAACATGCCTTTGGAAGTTGCCCAAATGATGATATTTTGTGATTGTATCCAGCCTGATGAATCCTGCCACAGAGccaaagaacttcttcatggcaAGCTCTGTGCAGTTACTGCAGTTCCCCACCCATCATGCCTAAATGTAATTCACATGTGTGAGGAAAATGAATTCTGCAG gaaaaaatataaaacttttcAGTCAAAATGTTGGAGACATGTGACCAAAAAATGCTATGATGATGAAGCTTGTCTTGAAACTTTAATTAAGGATGACATGCCCTGTTCTGCAAATGCTGAGTGCAAAGCAGCCTACATTAGCAACTGGGGCACAATGCTGCATGTGGAGTGCACCTGCCAGAATTCACCTCCAGCAGAACAGCCACTGTGCAAGCTCTTCCATCATATGCTTCATAGCACAACCTGCTTCAGTGAGCTAC GTCAAATTTCAATTAAGAAGAAAGGTTTTCATTGGGTGAATACAGAAGTACCAGGAGAAAAGCTTTCCAGAGCACAGCTACATTCTTCTTCAATGAATG GTGAAACAGTCTACATTATTGCCTATTCCTCCTGCATAGTTCTCATCCTAGGAATAGTCCTGTTGACTCTCCTAAAGATCAG GCAGTACCTGAAGTGCCCTATTCTCCCCATGCACTGTACTGGGAGTCACGGGCGCTAA
- the GFRAL gene encoding GDNF family receptor alpha-like isoform X1 produces MAALLRRVLLMYFINTATAQTTDCLHFSKQCINIANGCESVWSIVEDVCNISGNRCKAEDTSGCNRIIQVLADEYPEFKNCVCTTDDSCSVTALLGKQCGTDKEYLKTSSKSDAELNFRQDRNHQNQRHTDEIGNDCSIAKQRCQEDPYCFLVYKSFQRACQAEAEECRHPTGGQECLSAWKELKKTVLGECKCSEPVQIRCLKIWKGIFDNPCLQYSQENQVSAANENDVEDDDDDDKSQDTDTENISMETKLQWSLSALSKKAHTANRTCLDVNKDCVEDEVCNKQLSLYLKVCSVSKKCNTEECQAAIRFFYHNMPLEVAQMMIFCDCIQPDESCHRAKELLHGKLCAVTAVPHPSCLNVIHMCEENEFCRKKYKTFQSKCWRHVTKKCYDDEACLETLIKDDMPCSANAECKAAYISNWGTMLHVECTCQNSPPAEQPLCKLFHHMLHSTTCFSELRQISIKKKGFHWVNTEVPGEKLSRAQLHSSSMNGETVYIIAYSSCIVLILGIVLLTLLKIRPCRTKHESRSPSPDHSSETFMVHYKSHR; encoded by the exons GTAATAGATGCAAGGCAGAAGACACTAGTGGCTGTAATAGAATCATCCAGGTCCTGGCTGACGAATACCCAGAATTTAAGAACTGTGTCTGCACTACAGATGATTCCTGTAGCGTCACAGCTTTGCTTGGGAAACAATGCGGTACTGACAAAG AGTATTTGAAAACTTCCTCAAAATCTGATGCTGAGCTGAATTTTAGGCAAGACAGAAACCACCAAAACCAAAGACACACAGATGAAATAGGGAATGACTGCAGCATTGCAAAACAACGCTGTCAAGAAGACCCATACTGTTTTTTAGTGTATAAGAGCTTCCAGCGAGCATGCCAGGCAGAGGCAGAAGAATGCAGGCACCCAACAGGTGGCCAGGAATGTTTGTCAGCAtggaaagaactgaagaaaacagtGCTAGGAGAGTGCAAGTGCTCAGAGCCAGTTCAAATTAGATGCCTTAAAATATGGAAGGGAATATTTGACAACCCTTGTTTACAATACTCTCAAGAGAACCAAGTTTCAGCAGCTAATGAAAATGATgttgaagatgatgatgatgatgataaaagTCAGGACACTGACACAG AAAATATTAGTATGGAAACAAAATTACAGTGGAGTTTATCTGCTCTCTCCAAAAAAG CACACACAGCAAACAGAACCTGTTTGGATGTGAACAAGGACTGTGTTGAAGACGAAGTATGTAACAAACAGTTGTCCCTGTACCTTAAGGTCTGCTCAGTAAGTAAGAAGTGCAACACGGAAGAATGTCAAGCAGCCATCAGGTTCTTCTATCACAACATGCCTTTGGAAGTTGCCCAAATGATGATATTTTGTGATTGTATCCAGCCTGATGAATCCTGCCACAGAGccaaagaacttcttcatggcaAGCTCTGTGCAGTTACTGCAGTTCCCCACCCATCATGCCTAAATGTAATTCACATGTGTGAGGAAAATGAATTCTGCAG gaaaaaatataaaacttttcAGTCAAAATGTTGGAGACATGTGACCAAAAAATGCTATGATGATGAAGCTTGTCTTGAAACTTTAATTAAGGATGACATGCCCTGTTCTGCAAATGCTGAGTGCAAAGCAGCCTACATTAGCAACTGGGGCACAATGCTGCATGTGGAGTGCACCTGCCAGAATTCACCTCCAGCAGAACAGCCACTGTGCAAGCTCTTCCATCATATGCTTCATAGCACAACCTGCTTCAGTGAGCTAC GTCAAATTTCAATTAAGAAGAAAGGTTTTCATTGGGTGAATACAGAAGTACCAGGAGAAAAGCTTTCCAGAGCACAGCTACATTCTTCTTCAATGAATG GTGAAACAGTCTACATTATTGCCTATTCCTCCTGCATAGTTCTCATCCTAGGAATAGTCCTGTTGACTCTCCTAAAGATCAG aCCCTGCAGAACAAAACATGAGTCAAGAAGTCCCTCGCCAGACCATTCTTCTGAAACATTTATGGTCCATTATAAAAGTCACAGATGA